A single window of Streptomyces aquilus DNA harbors:
- a CDS encoding bifunctional RNase H/acid phosphatase has protein sequence MREFIVEADGGSRGNPGPAGYGSVVIDPATGETLAERAEYIGVATNNVAEYRGLVAGLRAAHDLDPSASVHVRMDSKLVVEQMSGRWKIKHPDMKPLAMEAARVFPPDRVTYEWIPRERNKHADRLANEAMDAGARGEQWSESGSTAELQARAAESAGSVASAVPEVSGPPGDAAAGAARVRAALGAAAAGTASGSSASAASASSAAAASSPGRSSRRGAAESSGGGAAEADADVRAAQTVASSGWAPADMGAPATFVLLRHGETPLTPQKRFSGSGGTDPSLSEVGQEQARLVGEALARRGTVQEILASPLARTRQTAAAVAERLGLDVTVEDGLRETDFGAWEGLTFGEVRERYPDDLNRWLSDPDAEPTGGGESFAATATRIAATRDKLIATYAGRTVLLVTHVTPIKTFVRLALGAPPESLFRMELSAASLSAVAYYADGNASVRLFNDTSHLRP, from the coding sequence GTGCGGGAGTTCATCGTCGAGGCGGACGGCGGGTCGCGGGGCAACCCCGGCCCGGCCGGGTACGGCTCGGTCGTCATCGACCCGGCGACCGGCGAGACGCTGGCGGAACGGGCCGAGTACATCGGCGTCGCGACGAACAACGTCGCCGAGTACCGGGGGCTGGTGGCGGGTCTGCGCGCGGCGCACGACCTGGACCCGTCCGCGTCCGTCCACGTCCGCATGGACTCCAAGCTCGTCGTCGAGCAGATGTCGGGCCGCTGGAAGATCAAGCACCCGGACATGAAGCCGCTGGCGATGGAGGCGGCACGGGTGTTCCCGCCGGACCGGGTGACATACGAGTGGATCCCGCGCGAGCGGAACAAGCACGCGGACCGGTTGGCGAACGAGGCGATGGACGCGGGGGCGCGGGGGGAGCAGTGGTCGGAGTCCGGTTCGACGGCGGAGTTGCAGGCGCGGGCGGCCGAGTCCGCCGGCTCCGTAGCGTCAGCTGTGCCTGAGGTGTCCGGCCCGCCGGGAGACGCGGCGGCGGGTGCGGCGCGAGTGCGGGCGGCGCTGGGGGCGGCCGCTGCCGGGACGGCTTCGGGCTCTTCTGCCTCGGCGGCTTCGGCGTCCTCCGCCGCTGCCGCTTCTTCTCCTGGCCGGTCCTCCCGCCGCGGAGCGGCGGAGTCTTCGGGCGGCGGAGCCGCTGAAGCCGACGCTGATGTCCGTGCCGCTCAAACCGTCGCCAGTTCCGGCTGGGCCCCGGCCGACATGGGAGCGCCGGCGACCTTCGTGCTGTTGCGGCACGGGGAGACGCCGCTGACTCCGCAGAAGCGGTTCTCGGGGAGCGGGGGGACCGACCCGTCGCTGTCCGAGGTGGGCCAGGAGCAGGCGCGGCTGGTCGGGGAGGCGCTGGCCCGGCGTGGCACCGTACAGGAGATCCTGGCGTCGCCTCTCGCCCGTACCCGGCAGACCGCGGCCGCCGTGGCCGAGCGCCTCGGGCTGGACGTGACCGTCGAGGACGGTCTGCGGGAGACCGACTTCGGGGCGTGGGAGGGGCTGACCTTCGGTGAGGTGCGGGAGCGTTACCCCGACGACCTCAACCGCTGGCTCTCCGACCCCGACGCCGAACCCACCGGCGGCGGCGAGAGCTTCGCGGCGACGGCCACTCGTATCGCCGCCACCCGCGACAAGCTGATCGCCACGTACGCGGGCCGCACGGTCCTGCTCGTCACGCACGTCACGCCGATCAAGACGTTCGTACGCCTCGCCCTCGGCGCCCCGCCGGAGTCCCTGTTCCGTATGGAACTGAGCGCCGCGTCGCTGTCGGCGGTGGCGTACTACGCCGACGGCAACGCCAGCGTCCGCCTCTTCAACGACACGTCCCACCTGCGTCCCTGA
- a CDS encoding Nif3-like dinuclear metal center hexameric protein yields the protein MPRLSEVIAALETLWPAERAESWDAVGTVVGDPDQEVGRVLFAVDPVQEIVDEALKLGADLLVTHHPLYLRGTTTVAATHFKGRVVHTLIKNDIALHVAHTNADTADPGVSDALAGALDLRVVRPLVPDPADPGGRRGLGRICELDHPLTVRELAERAAERLPATAQGIRVAGDPEAVIRTVAVSGGSGDSLFDVVRAAGVDAFLTADLRHHPASEARAHSPLALLDAAHWATEWPWCELAAAQLDEISDREGWDLRVHVSRTVTDPWTAHAASTATTDSPGAPN from the coding sequence GTGCCCCGTCTGTCTGAAGTCATCGCCGCGCTGGAGACCCTGTGGCCCGCCGAGCGGGCCGAGTCCTGGGACGCGGTCGGCACCGTCGTGGGCGATCCCGACCAGGAGGTCGGGCGGGTCCTGTTCGCCGTCGACCCGGTCCAGGAGATCGTCGACGAGGCGCTGAAGCTGGGCGCCGACCTGCTGGTCACCCACCACCCGCTCTACCTGCGCGGTACGACGACGGTCGCGGCGACCCACTTCAAGGGCCGGGTCGTCCACACCCTCATCAAGAACGACATCGCGCTGCACGTGGCCCACACCAACGCGGACACCGCCGACCCGGGTGTCTCCGACGCCCTCGCCGGCGCACTGGACCTCCGGGTCGTACGACCCCTCGTACCGGACCCGGCCGACCCGGGCGGCCGCCGGGGCCTCGGCCGGATCTGCGAGCTGGACCACCCGCTGACCGTGCGCGAGCTGGCCGAACGCGCCGCCGAGCGCCTCCCCGCCACCGCGCAGGGCATCCGCGTCGCCGGCGACCCCGAGGCGGTCATCCGCACGGTCGCCGTCAGCGGCGGCTCCGGCGACAGCCTCTTCGACGTCGTACGCGCCGCCGGCGTGGACGCCTTCCTCACCGCCGACCTGCGCCACCACCCCGCCTCCGAGGCGCGGGCCCACAGTCCTCTCGCGCTGCTCGACGCGGCGCACTGGGCCACCGAATGGCCCTGGTGCGAGCTGGCCGCCGCCCAGCTCGACGAGATCTCCGACCGGGAGGGATGGGACCTCAGGGTCCACGTCTCCCGCACGGTCACCGACCCCTGGACCGCCCACGCGGCGTCCACCGCCACCACCGACTCACCGGGAGCCCCCAACTGA
- a CDS encoding helix-turn-helix domain-containing protein codes for MEQALWTRARLGRCGPRLDLLTARFDKHVYAPHAHDEFTVGVCVGGSEIIDYRGGHIRTGPGSIVVLAPGEVHTGGPGTTTDGYAYRALYAATPLLADGTLGFPHFREPLIDDPELAAALRLTHTELSACPDPLEAESRLPWLLTALARRHSTARATDDVVPGGDGIALLVRDRLADELLAPPSLATLAEDVGLSRYQLLRAFRTTMGLPPYAWLAQYRVHRARTLLESGLRPAEAAAAVGFADQAHLTRWFRRVLGVTPAAYRNSVQDGR; via the coding sequence GTGGAACAGGCACTGTGGACGCGGGCAAGACTGGGCCGCTGTGGCCCCCGCCTGGACCTCCTCACGGCCCGCTTCGACAAGCACGTCTACGCCCCCCACGCCCACGACGAGTTCACGGTCGGCGTCTGCGTGGGCGGCTCGGAGATCATCGACTACAGAGGCGGGCACATCCGCACGGGCCCGGGCAGCATCGTCGTACTGGCACCCGGGGAGGTGCACACGGGAGGCCCGGGAACCACGACGGACGGTTACGCGTACCGGGCCCTGTACGCGGCGACACCCCTGCTGGCCGATGGCACCCTCGGCTTCCCGCACTTCCGCGAGCCCCTGATAGACGACCCGGAGCTGGCTGCCGCCCTCCGCCTGACGCACACGGAACTCAGCGCCTGCCCCGACCCGCTGGAGGCGGAGTCGCGACTGCCGTGGCTCCTGACGGCACTGGCCCGCCGCCACTCCACGGCACGGGCGACGGACGACGTGGTGCCGGGCGGCGACGGTATCGCGCTGCTCGTACGAGACCGTCTGGCGGACGAGTTGCTGGCCCCTCCGTCCCTGGCGACGCTGGCCGAGGACGTGGGCCTGTCCCGCTACCAACTCCTCCGGGCCTTCCGTACGACGATGGGCCTGCCCCCGTACGCCTGGCTGGCGCAATACCGAGTCCACCGCGCCCGCACCCTGCTGGAATCGGGCCTGCGCCCGGCGGAGGCGGCGGCAGCGGTGGGCTTCGCCGACCAGGCGCACCTCACCCGCTGGTTCCGGCGGGTGCTGGGGGTGACGCCGGCGGCGTACCGCAACAGCGTTCAAGACGGGCGCTGA
- a CDS encoding bifunctional 4-hydroxy-2-oxoglutarate aldolase/2-dehydro-3-deoxy-phosphogluconate aldolase, producing MSVLDLAPVVPVVVIEDASDAVPLARALVAGGLPAIEVTLRTPAALEAIRAIADGVPDAVVGAGTVVTPEQVTASVAAGARFLVSPGWTDVLLDAMRASGVPFLPGVSTASEVVALLERGVREMKFFPAQAAGGTAYLKSLAGPLPQARFCPTGGIGPANAPDYLSLPNVGCVGGTWMLPADALAARDWARVEELARAAAELKNLRDAGGTCR from the coding sequence ATGAGCGTGCTGGATCTCGCCCCCGTCGTGCCCGTCGTCGTCATCGAGGACGCCTCCGATGCCGTGCCGCTGGCGCGGGCGCTGGTGGCGGGAGGGCTGCCGGCGATCGAGGTGACCCTGCGGACGCCGGCCGCGTTGGAGGCGATCCGGGCGATCGCCGACGGGGTGCCGGACGCGGTGGTCGGCGCGGGCACGGTCGTGACGCCGGAGCAGGTGACGGCGTCGGTGGCGGCCGGGGCGCGGTTTCTGGTCAGCCCGGGGTGGACGGACGTACTGCTCGACGCCATGCGGGCGTCCGGGGTGCCGTTCCTGCCGGGGGTGTCCACGGCGTCCGAAGTCGTCGCGCTGCTTGAGCGCGGGGTGCGGGAGATGAAGTTCTTCCCGGCGCAGGCCGCGGGCGGGACGGCGTATCTGAAGTCGCTCGCCGGGCCGTTGCCGCAGGCGCGGTTCTGCCCGACGGGCGGGATCGGCCCGGCGAACGCTCCCGACTATCTCTCCCTGCCCAACGTCGGCTGCGTGGGCGGGACTTGGATGCTCCCCGCGGACGCGCTGGCCGCCCGGGACTGGGCGCGGGTCGAGGAACTGGCCCGCGCTGCGGCCGAACTCAAAAACCTCAGGGACGCAGGTGGGACGTGTCGTTGA
- a CDS encoding Zn-dependent alcohol dehydrogenase, protein MRAAVLHEIGQDKLEVLDDVEAVGFGPGKVRIRVRATGLCHSDLSAMSGVLPQPAPFVPGHEGAGEILEVGEGVSHLKAGDRVVVCWLPACSVCPACKRGQTELCLAGFMNAGTPNFKRPAGDLFGFAGTGTFAEEVVVDVGCAVPIPDDVPFDIAALIGCGVTTGLGAALNTADVAAGSSVAVIGCGGVGISAIQGARLKGAAEIVAVDPVASRRESALKFGATKAVSPDELPDAKQQVTGGEGFDYVFEVVGKSATARTAYDHTRRGGTLVVVGAGAMDDFLQLNMFELFFDEKRILPSMYGGGDVLTSYERTIALWRAGRIDLEGLITHRVPLADINEALDQMRTGTALRTCIEI, encoded by the coding sequence ATGCGCGCAGCCGTACTGCACGAGATCGGCCAGGACAAGCTGGAGGTCCTCGACGACGTCGAGGCGGTGGGCTTCGGCCCGGGCAAGGTGAGGATCCGGGTGCGGGCCACCGGGCTGTGCCACTCGGACCTGTCCGCGATGAGCGGCGTCCTGCCGCAGCCCGCGCCCTTCGTACCCGGGCACGAGGGCGCCGGGGAGATCCTCGAAGTCGGGGAAGGGGTCAGCCACTTGAAGGCGGGGGACCGGGTCGTCGTCTGCTGGCTGCCCGCCTGCAGTGTCTGTCCCGCCTGCAAGCGCGGCCAGACCGAGCTGTGCCTGGCCGGGTTCATGAACGCCGGCACCCCCAACTTCAAGCGCCCCGCCGGTGACCTGTTCGGCTTCGCCGGCACCGGCACCTTCGCCGAGGAGGTCGTCGTCGACGTCGGCTGCGCCGTCCCGATCCCCGACGACGTGCCCTTCGACATCGCCGCGCTCATCGGCTGCGGGGTGACCACGGGACTCGGTGCCGCCCTCAACACCGCCGATGTGGCCGCCGGTTCGTCCGTCGCCGTCATCGGGTGCGGAGGCGTCGGCATATCCGCGATCCAGGGCGCCCGGCTCAAGGGCGCCGCCGAGATCGTCGCCGTCGACCCGGTCGCCTCCCGGCGCGAGTCCGCCCTCAAGTTCGGCGCCACGAAGGCCGTTTCCCCCGACGAGCTGCCCGACGCCAAGCAACAGGTCACCGGCGGCGAGGGGTTCGACTACGTCTTCGAGGTCGTCGGCAAGTCCGCCACCGCCCGCACGGCCTACGACCACACCCGGCGCGGCGGCACCCTCGTCGTCGTCGGCGCGGGCGCCATGGACGACTTCCTCCAACTCAACATGTTCGAGCTGTTCTTCGACGAGAAGCGCATCCTGCCGTCCATGTACGGCGGCGGCGACGTCCTCACCTCCTACGAGCGGACCATCGCGCTGTGGCGGGCCGGCCGCATCGACCTGGAGGGGCTCATCACCCACCGGGTGCCGCTCGCCGACATCAACGAGGCCCTCGACCAGATGCGCACGGGCACCGCGCTCCGTACGTGCATCGAGATCTGA
- a CDS encoding 3-oxoacyl-ACP reductase, which produces MSLPLEGLSAIVTGAGRGLGRAEALELARLGAAVVVNDFGQPGRDGSGAASAGPAEEVAAEIRAAGGKALAHTGDVADFHQAGELVGSAVAEFGKLDILVNNAGILRDRMVFSMTEGEWDAVIRVHLKGHFNTTHFAAAHWRARAKEAGGRVYGRIVNTSSEAFLAGSAGQPNYAAAKGGIVGLTTSTALALAKYGVTTNAICPRARTRMTEDVFAGLELPEDRLDPLAPEHVAPLVGYLASPAAARVNGQLLVVHGGMVAVVERPRVRAKFDSKQETFTYDELDAALTPHFAQRPEGETFGAAEVLGLKRA; this is translated from the coding sequence ATGTCACTGCCACTTGAGGGGCTGTCCGCGATCGTCACCGGTGCGGGCCGGGGGCTCGGCCGGGCCGAGGCGCTCGAACTCGCCCGGCTCGGCGCCGCCGTCGTCGTCAACGACTTCGGACAGCCCGGACGCGACGGCTCCGGCGCGGCCTCCGCCGGCCCCGCCGAGGAGGTCGCCGCCGAGATCCGCGCGGCGGGCGGCAAGGCGCTCGCCCACACCGGAGACGTCGCCGACTTCCACCAGGCCGGAGAACTCGTCGGGTCGGCGGTCGCCGAGTTCGGCAAGCTCGACATCCTCGTCAACAACGCCGGCATCCTGCGCGACCGCATGGTGTTCTCGATGACCGAGGGGGAGTGGGACGCGGTCATCCGCGTCCATCTCAAGGGCCACTTCAACACCACGCACTTCGCGGCCGCACACTGGCGGGCACGGGCCAAGGAGGCCGGGGGGCGGGTGTACGGGCGGATCGTGAACACCTCCTCGGAGGCGTTCCTCGCCGGTTCGGCCGGACAGCCCAACTACGCCGCCGCGAAGGGCGGGATCGTCGGGCTCACCACCTCCACGGCCCTCGCCCTCGCCAAGTACGGCGTCACCACCAACGCCATCTGCCCGCGCGCCCGCACCCGGATGACCGAGGACGTCTTCGCGGGCCTCGAACTCCCCGAGGACCGCCTCGACCCGCTCGCCCCCGAGCATGTCGCCCCGCTCGTCGGCTACTTGGCCTCCCCGGCGGCCGCCCGCGTCAACGGACAGCTCCTCGTGGTCCACGGCGGGATGGTCGCCGTCGTCGAACGGCCACGCGTGCGGGCCAAGTTCGACAGCAAGCAGGAGACCTTCACGTACGACGAACTCGACGCGGCCCTCACTCCGCACTTCGCGCAGCGGCCGGAGGGGGAGACGTTCGGCGCGGCCGAAGTGCTGGGGCTGAAACGCGCATAG
- a CDS encoding zinc ribbon domain-containing protein, with translation MNAAPADQIRLLDVQALDVRLQQLAHKRRSLPEHAEIESLTKDATQLRDLLVAAQTEESDTAREQTKAEQDVDQVRQRAARDQQRLDSGAVTSPKDLENLQREIASLAKRQGDLEDIVLEVMERRESAQERVAELTERVGAVQGKIDDATARREAAYEGIDGEVASVTKEREVIAGTIPADLLKLYDKLREQQGGIGAAKLYQRTCQGCRQELAITDINEIRAAAPDTVVRCENCRRILVRTAESGL, from the coding sequence CTGAACGCCGCGCCCGCCGACCAGATCCGTCTTCTCGACGTCCAGGCCCTGGACGTCCGCCTCCAGCAGCTCGCGCACAAGCGCAGGTCGCTGCCCGAGCACGCCGAGATCGAGTCGCTGACCAAGGACGCGACCCAGCTGCGCGACCTCCTCGTCGCCGCGCAGACCGAGGAGAGCGACACCGCCCGCGAGCAGACCAAGGCCGAGCAGGACGTCGACCAGGTCCGCCAGCGCGCCGCCCGCGACCAGCAGCGCCTGGACTCCGGCGCGGTCACGTCCCCGAAGGACCTGGAGAACCTCCAGCGCGAGATCGCCTCCCTCGCCAAGCGCCAGGGCGACCTGGAGGACATCGTCCTGGAGGTCATGGAGCGCCGCGAGTCCGCCCAGGAGCGGGTCGCCGAGCTGACCGAGCGGGTCGGCGCGGTCCAGGGCAAGATCGACGACGCGACGGCCCGCCGGGAGGCCGCGTACGAGGGCATCGACGGCGAGGTCGCCAGCGTCACCAAGGAGCGCGAGGTCATCGCGGGCACCATCCCCGCGGACCTGCTCAAGCTCTACGACAAGCTGCGCGAGCAGCAGGGCGGCATCGGCGCGGCGAAGCTGTACCAGCGCACCTGCCAGGGCTGCCGCCAGGAGCTGGCGATCACGGACATCAACGAGATCCGCGCGGCGGCCCCCGACACGGTCGTCCGCTGCGAGAACTGCCGCCGCATCCTGGTGCGCACGGCCGAGTCGGGTCTGTAA
- a CDS encoding MaoC/PaaZ C-terminal domain-containing protein, with protein MPIDAAKALAAEPRSGEISWNPKDVQLYHLGIGAGANPDKDSPATDPDELRYTLESRLHVLPSFATVAGSGSPGVISGLSMPGIEVDLARVLHGGQSLTIHRPLPVDGTATATGRIAAIYDKGKAAVLVMRTEVTDAEGPLWTNDAQIFVRGEGGWGGERGPSGRLEPPVGEPDRVVERAVRPDQALLYRLSGDWNPLHADPEFAKVAGFERPILHGLCTYGIALKAVVDTLLGGDVTRVRSYDTRFAGVVYPGETLRIRMWHTAAETRVAVSAVERDDAPVLADTVVAHS; from the coding sequence GTGCCCATCGATGCCGCCAAGGCCCTTGCCGCCGAACCCCGTTCCGGCGAGATCTCCTGGAACCCCAAGGACGTGCAGCTCTACCACCTCGGCATCGGCGCGGGCGCGAACCCCGACAAGGACAGTCCCGCCACCGACCCCGACGAACTGCGCTACACCCTGGAGTCCCGGCTGCACGTCCTGCCGAGCTTCGCCACGGTCGCCGGCTCCGGCTCGCCCGGCGTGATCAGCGGCCTGTCCATGCCCGGCATCGAGGTCGACCTGGCCCGGGTGCTGCACGGCGGACAGTCGCTGACGATCCACCGCCCCCTCCCGGTCGACGGCACCGCGACCGCCACCGGCCGGATCGCCGCGATCTACGACAAGGGCAAGGCCGCCGTCCTCGTCATGCGCACCGAAGTCACCGACGCCGAGGGCCCGTTGTGGACCAACGACGCCCAGATCTTCGTACGCGGGGAAGGCGGCTGGGGTGGCGAGCGCGGGCCCTCCGGACGGCTCGAACCGCCCGTCGGCGAGCCGGACCGGGTCGTCGAGCGGGCCGTCCGCCCGGACCAGGCGCTGCTCTACCGCCTCTCCGGCGACTGGAACCCGCTGCACGCCGACCCCGAGTTCGCCAAGGTCGCCGGGTTCGAGCGGCCGATCCTGCACGGGCTGTGCACCTACGGGATCGCGCTCAAGGCCGTCGTCGACACGCTGCTCGGCGGGGACGTGACCCGCGTGCGGTCGTACGACACCCGGTTCGCCGGGGTCGTCTACCCGGGCGAGACCCTGCGCATCCGCATGTGGCACACGGCCGCCGAGACCCGCGTGGCCGTCAGCGCCGTCGAACGGGACGACGCGCCCGTCCTCGCCGACACCGTCGTCGCACACTCCTGA
- a CDS encoding RNB domain-containing ribonuclease: MPRRHISVTGAPEAPLRAALTALRTELGVSEAYPPEALADAERPPLLPTYDATDIPFFTVDPPTSVDLDQAMHLSRQGTGYRVRYAIADVAAFVVPGSALDKETHSRVMTLYFPDEKVPLHPPVLSEGAASLLPDRTRPAALWTIDLDAEGRTVAVDVRRALVRSRAKLDYEGVQKEIDEGTAEEPLALLKVIGRLREELEVARGGISLKVPEQEIVELDGGYELTYRAPLPADGWNAQISLLTGMAAADLMLAHGTGVLRTLPAAPDGAVGRLRRTAHALHIDWPHHVSYAALVRSLDPHDPHHAAFLQECTTLLRGAGYTVFRDGVLPLITTHSAVAAPYAHCTAPLRRLADRYASEICLAAVAGEAPPEWVLAALESLPQEMAEGGRRAGTVERECVDIVEAALLKDRVGEVFDGCVVEVEERRPSVGVVQLESPAVIGRIEGDRLPLGERLRVRLVQADPGAAKVRFAPA, encoded by the coding sequence ATGCCCCGCCGCCACATCAGCGTGACCGGCGCCCCCGAAGCCCCTCTCCGGGCCGCCCTCACCGCACTGCGCACCGAACTCGGAGTGTCGGAGGCCTACCCGCCCGAGGCGCTGGCCGACGCCGAGCGTCCTCCGCTGCTCCCGACGTACGACGCCACCGACATCCCCTTCTTCACCGTCGACCCGCCCACGTCCGTCGACCTCGACCAGGCGATGCACCTCTCCCGCCAGGGCACCGGCTACCGCGTCCGGTACGCCATCGCCGACGTCGCCGCGTTCGTCGTACCAGGGTCGGCACTGGACAAGGAGACCCACAGTCGGGTGATGACCTTGTACTTCCCCGACGAGAAGGTCCCCCTGCACCCGCCCGTGCTGAGCGAGGGCGCGGCCAGCCTGCTCCCGGACCGGACCCGCCCGGCGGCCCTGTGGACGATCGACCTGGACGCGGAGGGCCGGACGGTGGCGGTGGACGTGCGCCGCGCACTGGTCCGCAGCCGCGCGAAGCTCGACTACGAGGGCGTGCAGAAGGAGATCGACGAGGGTACGGCGGAGGAGCCACTGGCGCTGCTGAAGGTGATCGGCCGGCTGCGGGAGGAGTTGGAGGTGGCCCGTGGCGGCATCTCCCTGAAGGTCCCCGAGCAGGAGATCGTCGAGCTTGACGGGGGATATGAGCTGACGTATCGCGCGCCGCTCCCCGCGGACGGCTGGAACGCCCAGATCTCCCTCCTGACCGGCATGGCGGCCGCCGACCTGATGCTCGCGCACGGCACCGGCGTACTCCGCACGCTCCCCGCCGCCCCCGACGGCGCCGTGGGCCGCCTGCGCCGCACGGCCCACGCGCTGCACATCGACTGGCCGCACCATGTCTCGTACGCGGCGCTGGTGCGCTCGCTGGACCCGCATGACCCGCACCACGCGGCGTTCTTGCAGGAGTGCACGACGCTGCTGCGGGGTGCGGGTTACACGGTGTTCCGGGACGGAGTTCTTCCGTTGATCACCACACACTCGGCGGTGGCGGCGCCGTACGCCCACTGCACGGCCCCTTTGCGCCGCCTGGCCGACCGGTACGCGTCGGAGATCTGCCTGGCGGCGGTGGCGGGGGAGGCGCCGCCGGAGTGGGTGCTGGCGGCGTTGGAGTCACTCCCGCAGGAGATGGCCGAGGGCGGCCGGCGTGCGGGCACGGTCGAGCGGGAGTGCGTCGACATCGTGGAGGCGGCGCTGTTGAAGGACCGGGTGGGGGAGGTCTTCGACGGGTGCGTGGTGGAGGTGGAGGAGCGGAGGCCGTCGGTGGGGGTGGTGCAGTTGGAGTCCCCGGCGGTGATCGGGCGGATCGAGGGGGACCGTCTTCCGCTGGGCGAGCGTCTGCGGGTCAGGCTGGTGCAGGCCGATCCGGGAGCGGCGAAGGTGCGGTTCGCGCCTGCGTGA
- a CDS encoding MerR family transcriptional regulator, with translation MRIGELAAAVGVTTRTVRHYHHLGLLPEPERLSNGYRDYTLRHAVVLARIRRLTELGMGLAEVRDVLAEDAGKDLVEVLTELDEDLARQEAAIRERRARLRALLEAEGGLSVEGPVSPELASLFGDLAHVGADSPMAVKDREMLALIDTMTAVEDRERLVDLLRGALGSPEGIARALEAYALLDDLAEADPAEPADPRVAEAAGTLADCMPRELVPRTGIDADNSFMRAFYADLAPAQAEVLRLAMRILTEAEEPS, from the coding sequence ATGCGCATCGGAGAACTCGCCGCCGCCGTCGGCGTCACCACGCGGACCGTGCGGCACTACCACCATCTCGGGCTGTTGCCCGAGCCAGAGCGGCTCAGCAACGGCTACCGGGACTACACCCTGCGGCACGCCGTCGTCCTCGCCCGTATCCGGCGGCTGACCGAGTTGGGGATGGGGCTCGCGGAGGTGCGGGACGTGCTCGCGGAGGATGCCGGGAAGGATCTCGTCGAAGTGCTCACCGAGCTCGACGAGGACCTGGCCCGGCAGGAGGCGGCGATCCGCGAGCGGCGGGCGCGGCTGCGGGCGCTGCTGGAGGCGGAGGGCGGGCTGAGCGTCGAGGGGCCCGTCTCGCCGGAACTGGCCTCGCTGTTCGGGGACTTGGCTCATGTCGGGGCCGACTCCCCCATGGCCGTCAAGGACCGCGAGATGCTCGCGCTGATCGACACCATGACGGCCGTGGAGGACCGGGAGCGGCTCGTGGACCTGCTGCGCGGCGCCCTCGGCTCCCCCGAGGGGATCGCGCGGGCACTCGAGGCGTACGCCCTGCTCGACGACCTCGCCGAGGCCGACCCTGCCGAACCTGCCGACCCGCGCGTGGCGGAGGCCGCCGGTACCCTCGCCGACTGCATGCCCCGCGAGCTCGTCCCCCGCACGGGGATCGACGCGGACAACAGCTTCATGCGCGCCTTCTACGCGGACCTCGCCCCCGCCCAGGCGGAAGTCCTCCGCCTCGCGATGCGGATCCTCACCGAGGCCGAGGAGCCGTCGTGA
- the yaaA gene encoding peroxide stress protein YaaA, with protein sequence MLVLLPPSEGKASSGRGAPLKLESLSLPGLTEARSAVLAELVELCAGDEDKAREVLGLSEGLRGEVGKNTELLSAGARPAGEIYTGVLYDALGLASLDTAAKRRAGRQLLVFSGLWGAVGVGDKIPSYRCSMGVKLPGLGALGAHWRGPMADVMPEAAGSGLVLDLRSSAYAAAWKPKGEVAGRTASVRVLHAPTRKVVSHFNKATKGRIVRSLLSAGIAPAGPAELVEALRDLGYVVEVEPPKGAGKAWTLDVLVDEIH encoded by the coding sequence GTGCTTGTCCTGCTGCCGCCGTCCGAAGGCAAGGCCTCCTCCGGTCGTGGCGCCCCGCTGAAGCTGGAGTCCTTGTCGCTGCCGGGGCTGACCGAGGCGCGGTCCGCCGTGCTCGCGGAGCTCGTCGAGCTGTGTGCGGGGGATGAGGACAAGGCCCGGGAGGTGCTCGGGCTGAGCGAGGGGCTGCGGGGTGAGGTCGGGAAGAACACCGAGCTGCTGAGCGCCGGGGCGCGGCCCGCCGGGGAGATCTACACCGGTGTGCTGTACGACGCGCTCGGCCTCGCCTCCCTCGACACTGCGGCGAAGCGGCGGGCCGGGCGGCAGTTGCTCGTGTTCTCCGGGTTGTGGGGGGCCGTCGGGGTCGGCGACAAGATCCCCTCGTACCGGTGCTCCATGGGTGTGAAGCTGCCGGGGCTGGGGGCGCTGGGCGCGCACTGGCGGGGGCCCATGGCCGACGTCATGCCGGAGGCGGCGGGGTCGGGGCTCGTGCTTGATCTGCGGTCCTCCGCTTACGCCGCCGCGTGGAAGCCCAAGGGGGAGGTGGCCGGGCGGACCGCGAGCGTGCGGGTGCTGCACGCGCCGACGCGGAAGGTGGTCAGCCACTTCAACAAGGCCACCAAGGGGCGGATCGTACGGAGTCTGCTGTCGGCGGGCATCGCGCCGGCGGGGCCTGCCGAGCTGGTGGAGGCGCTGCGGGACCTCGGGTACGTCGTCGAGGTCGAGCCGCCGAAGGGGGCCGGGAAGGCGTGGACGCTGGATGTGCTGGTGGACGAGATCCACTAG